The window TCCAAGAAGGCATGTGTTGTTTGTTCTACATCAAAATATTGTCATAATCTAATTCAAAATGTGAATActgaatagataaataaataattttaaacacaaaattgaatctaatttcttaaaaatctcaaaaaatacaCTAATGAGATAAGGAACGTCATATAGCAAGGACATAACAATTTGTTGCTAATTtgttaaataaaacatttacaaaTAGTGAAAGGAAACTATACAAAGACAATCTTCTTCAACTGCTCAAGCTGTTCTTCATTATGTTGTTCAGactattttgttgttttccaaataaactaaagcatgaaaagaatacaaaatatgacatattataatatgattttttccCTAAATCAGGTCAACAACAAATCTCATTCATTactatgttttaatttttcattgatttattatttagttatagtatcaaaattataatggatgaatatgtaaagtaaAAATTGCCTaagataaatttgtaaatacaatatatttatatatttaatattttcaataaaattaaaggtgaaaaataaataagaaaaagaataatgacGTGGCGGATGAGTTGGTTCAACAAGagtgtagcaacaataaatactacgtTTTAGCTTCTAGATATATGTAGCTCATTCTAGTGATGTCACGGAAGctaaataaatacaaacacattttcaaaatgaaaagaaactaAATACGTTAGTTTCTTAATGAAAACCTCAAATCCACTAGGGGTTCCCTAAATTCAAAAGGTGATAGGTTTATGGAATCTGCGAAAGAGAAGCAATAGGCAAAGGTCTAGATTTTGGGCAACTAGAAAAACGTCTAAAAAAACCTAATTCGTGTGTTATCATGTAATTAGGtggcaaaatagtaatttttatcaaaaatagaaaatttgagaTAATTGCGGAAATTGAAACTAGTATCTGTAAGAGATGTCTCAGAATAAACAAGACCTTATTCTGACCATTGTTATGAATACCGTTTCGAAGCCCGTTTCAGTTTGCTCATTGGAATAGAATATTGCGGTACCGGTCAATTTCAGGTACCATTTCGGAAATCGTTTTGGAATTActgctaaaatatatatatttatatattattattactattctataaaataataaatttaatatagttTTCTATTAAAAGAAGTGggattattatttaaaaaaaacatttattatggttttaaaaaaataaaataaaactcatattttgtgtaattgtacACAAGTGAGCTTCCAAGAAGCTTCCTATTGACTATTTTTTCTGTTTCTCCCATTTCCCAACCCACCCACGTGACTAGTGTTGCTTCCTACTgatttctttttcagtttttcccatTTCCCAACCCACCCATGTGACTAGTGACAACACTATTAGCTGCTCAAATGCTACTTCTTTCATTATTGCTactttttcttcatcatttcaCCTTCTAAGCTATTTTCTCCtcttctcatcttcttcttctccctttttGTTTCGCAAGTCAcacttttttttgctttttcttgctcttcaattttcttttcaacttctCTGTCATGGTTGGGAGGGTCAGATAGTGAGATATGATAGAGAGACAAGGAGCTACAAGTGTGAAAATGAGATATAGATGAGAGAATGAGGAGGATTTTTAGTGATCTAGCAAAAAAGATGCCGATCAAgtttaaaaagggaaaataagaAGACAAAATTCATACCGGTCGGAAAATGAATTTCGGCCAAAATTGGCCGGAATTGACCGAAACGCCCGGAACAGGCCGAAATAGGGCGAAATTTAATCCGAGGTGGAAAGGAGGGTATTACCATTCCGTTTTACACACCGGTACGAGAAATTCTGGCCGTTTCGATCGGAACGGAACGGAATCCATAACAATGATTctgacttttaaactaaaagttattaaggaaaacAAATACTCCATCTGTCCCAGTTTGTTTGtcttctattctattttgggatgtcccaaaatattgtcctatttctaaaaataaaagttattagtttactaatgttcctattatacccctactttattttcaaaactatttgaaaagaaaactaacaaatatttaaaaaatcaatctaattgggCCACCTTTTTAGTTGcatcattaagaataactctttttttaaaaatttaaaaaaaaaaaaaactaataaatttatttaagggtagttttgtaaacttatggcacgtttggtagactgtaatagacattgtaatgtaatagatatttCTATGGTATAGCTATTcggttgtttggttatgtttttattacaataaatagttattccttacgaatagctattctttaaaatgaggaataactattcattatcaaaagtactgaatatctattccttcaccttatgtaataactttttaaaaaaatttcctaaaaagccattagttgtcacatcttcaaaaggaaagaaaataaattttccttgttgttaattattagctctattttgaacacccttaaataagtgtattttaggaaatttgacttaaaaattatttaattacacattctttttatactctactaaattgtTGATACTTATTCGGGATTCTATTCTtaaatggtcaccaaactaatgaataataatacttattacattccaacttaatgtattccttataatacttattcctattcCCATGTAGTAATCATTACAGTGTATCAAACGTgcttttatacatttttataaggcagacaagacagtaaatgatgttcccttaaaaagtttgacttttcaaacaagacaaacaaattggaATGGAGGGAGTATTACTAAAAAAGACAaaatcactatttttgggccttAACAGAGGAATTTGCTAAAATTAGGGCGAATCTAGGGACGaacctaatttttatttacttattatatatatatatatatatatcatttttgtaGTTACCCCTTCCAAAACCTTAGGCCCTCCTTCAATTAGCAATtatccaacccaaaaacttaacaaaaacaataaaaacattcacaatggtgattgtattttagcaaaaaaaaaaaaaaaactatattactACCAAAAAACcatgtgttattggagaagttaaaactaaattttttgcaactacagtaaattggtataaatatttgttaactgtagcaagttgttaaaaataaaatacaatattttattaagattatctctctaccttcaattaaaaaacttaaattctctctcctcctttagtattttaatgagttgtttatattattttaaatgaagtggtaaaaaaaataaaacattagtTGTTAGGTATATTGTAAagtgggatggtaaaatagataaattagttttttgaggtattaaaagttaaaatttttagcatcaCTATTGTGAATGTtctctaacttcaaaaaaaaaaaaaaaaaaaaaaaaaaaaaaaaaatcctagctagcctaatattaattttttttttttttggtaaataattgcattttaatgtattaataaataacgattttatgtatttataatttattaatactatatgaatgcctatttagaatttttttttttttccttatattccAGGTCCCTTTAGCTTGAAATCCTAGTTCTATCATTGGATATCTAAGTCATAAGTGGAACTAACGTGCTGGGATTTCCAGGGGAATAGAAATGTTTCACTTTTTGTGCTTTCATAACATTTGAATTTGGAAAGTACAATTGCAAGCTACAGATTAAAAACTCATggttacaaaaaatatatatataaaaaaaaaaaaaaaaaaatttggtcagTGTCAAAGTAAGAGAAATAACTAGTTAAGCTTTTTCTTATATGAAAAGCGAAACAACTAATCATGTGAGTAGAtaaagggtcatgctaacgaatGTCTTCGATCAGGGAatggttaacaattcattttagaaaagttttcacaccacttttatggaaaacgaaaaaaactttcaaagcattttttttttcttgttctataaaaactttttttaaataaattaagggTATCTATTAGCATTTCCCAATGTTAAATACGTAATGTTATTTTCTGAAAATACTTGGTTATGACCTATGAGTGTCAAAAGGTGGCTTGAATTTTCCCACTAACATCAAATGCATGTCTTGATTTTTGGCAAGCATGACTTTGGtggtttgattttttgcatGCCGAGCATGACTATTTGCATACAATTCTAAAAAGACAtaggcttttttattttgtgtgggTATGATAAATGCCTTACTTGTAACATGCAAGATAGCTAGTCTTGTTCTTGTGCCATTGATATTGATCGTGAAGTTAACTTTTGAGGCTGAATTGCAATTATTCTTTGTAGATAACCAATTAGTCATTTTTTCCCCTGAAGAGACAAAGACCTAGACTTTTTTCGTGGGTATTTGGCTGATGACTAACTTTGTGACCACATACAAGATAACATTAAATGTATGTCTTGATTTTTTGCATGCCTATCATGACTTATTTGCATACAATTTAATAGAGGTGTTGACTTGTTCTTCACCTCTATTAATGCATGACTCTGTTTCTCTACATGATGTGCACAGTTTCTCGATAGTGCCGACATGAATTACTCTTTCAAGTATCAATGAGAATGACCATTTCTAAAGGTATATATGGTTGCGTTGAAGTTGCCACGCAAATTGGTAAATAGGATACAAGACAAGATACTAGTGTTGCCCATGTGCCGTTGATTATTGACCTTGAAGTTGAAGGTAACTGTCGAGGTTGAACTGCAATGAGTTGAGCAATTaccatttttattaaatttttctaCCGTTCTTAATTAGTAGCTAACCAGGTTTGTTGATGATAATTTTCTACCATTCATAAGAGGAATTCTTGGGGGGTGCACTGGGATTCCCATGGAAATATAACTAATTATGATTAGAGAAAACTTTGTCGGTTAAATATTACTGCTCCTTGTCATCAAACTTCTAAAAATGCACTTCCAACACAGTAACTCCGCAAATCTAGCTGCCTCTGGtaattctcttttttcctttacaaTTCTTACAGCGTAGGTACCACGCAcactttataaaattttcaaattttggaatatttttCTACTGTTATTAACAAAAAGGCTAATATATTGATTtcctccaaagtccaaacttcAAAGGAActttttgtaatttaccctaataaatttctattatttcacttttttattccCTTCCGAACacgcaaaagaaaaacaataatcttttctttcctcttaCTTTTTCATTCTTCATAAATTTCCATCCATCAATTTATTGCAAGTTTTACATGAAACAAAAACAGTTTAGAATATAaagcaaattttattttagggttgGTTCATAATCATTCTAGactaattttacaatttttcgGGTACCCCTAATTAGTTGGACACCCCTTATGATTTCAAACATCTGAACTGTAACAAATTAATTGAATGAGGAGGATAACCTTTTCctctatttaatatttttggaaCAAATCATTTTGTGAATTCCGGGTAGTTCAAGAATTAGGGTCCAAACTCCAAAGGTCATATAGAACCAATACACTCCAAAGTACAAGCAATATAGATTGATGGTCacaaaattgtaataaaaaagaaaaaagagagattgatGTCACAAAATGCAGACTTTGAAAGTATTACATAAAGGACAATATACTTCAACTCATAAATTCTTAACCATACTAtaagggattttttttccccaatactCGTATACCAAGTTAGCATTGAAGTGAGACATTTCTATAGGAGTTAGGCATAAAGACTCATAGACACCTTCCAAATATACATGGAATCAGGTGAACTACATTAAACTTACTAATACATATAACACAGGTTTGTACATTTTCACAGGGAATGTACGTGTTTCACCCTCTAAATCACTAGCTTAACCTTGGCAAATGGTGTTTCATGCAAAATGGGAGGGTTATCATACTTAGACGCCAAACCCTGCTCCCCAAGAAAAGCACTGAATGAATCTGCCACTAAGTATGACAGACTCGAGATTGTATCCCCCTTCTAGGAAAAGCACACATCAGCCCCCGCATAGATCTTTGGCAAGTTGTTTAATATTGGACACTAGCGTGTAGTATGTTCTCCTCGTGAACTGTAAACTGGCTAATGGATCCAATACAAGACCATCATACCTAACAaattcttgagagagagagtaaaagcACCGGGCGCACTTAAGCACAAGGTCCTCCAAGAGCTTAGGCTCAAAGCACGCACTTGATTGAACTGagatgcactttttttttttaaatgatttgataaatttgaaaataattatcaatgggcaatacaacaatcaaatgataaaaaaacatataaaaattgaaataaaatattttataaaaattcatataaCATTTATATAAGCCCGTCCTTTTGCAATTTTTTGGATCAACTAGATGAGTACTTCCATCAATATCCATTCTTGAATCTCCAGTAGCCATAATGTGCTATGACTAATTACtaatattagttaataattaTTAACTTAATAAGTATATGAAAATAAGAATTGGACTGTAGAGTGATTACGATCCCAAATAGTTCTTATAGAGGTGTGTAGCATTACACCATAAATTGCATTTTATAcaccaaattaattttttaaatcaatagtGTTAAGATTCTGtgattgaaattaaattttggttttttttttttttttttttgaaaaatataaaaatcactAAAAACCACGTTCgagctttttgaaaaatcacAATAAAGCACACCTAAAGCACACTTCTTTGAATGCACCTCACTTTAGGCGCCAAAAGCGCCGGAGCTTTTGCACTTCGCACTTAAGCACACTTTTACCAACACAcatagagagacagagagagagaggcaagcGGGCTAATGACCAGATTGACTATGATAATTTGTTATAAGCTACTTAAAGATGATGACAATCTAAACCAGCGGGTAGGGGATGGCGGGCAGAAGAATTGCCTTTAGAACCATAGAGGATGTCTTTATGCCATAATTTCATTTGATAGCAGAGGATGTTGCCCCTTCTGGTTGTTCAAATTTGGAAGCATTACCAAATATCTATCAGACGTTATAGGTTGAAAATCTCTCCAAAAAAAGGTGAAAGACTGAGGCTGAATATTAAAAAGATTCTTTACATTTTACGTGCAATAACTAATTGATTCAAATCCTGTGATAGATAAGTGTGTTTAATTTgattagttgaaattaaatttcaatactGGAGAAACTCTTAAATGTCTATCCATTTTGAATTCATGCCTTCATTTCTGCCACCCAAATAGAGCaaacctaaaaagaaaagaacaggaaaaagaaaatttatattttgaaaaataagctaattaGTGACAGATGCAATATTGTCATTGAAAGAAACACTAACAATTAAATTGCAGATGCAGCACAAGTGCACAACCATACAACTtgaaattggatgaccccaaACAACTTTGTCGAAAGCCTTGTAAAATAACTTCCCAATAATTACATTATATTTCATCCTTTTTCATTAAAGGCCAACTAAtatttaaaagttttatttattaaaaaaaataaaaaattcctctAACCTTGTCATATTTAGCATAGATAGTATtgttactattttatgtaatggtAGTATTCCTAATATTTGCATCTATACATTGTTTAAATTAGAAGTTGGGCGATGATCTGTGGCTATTCACTTAAATCCCTCTcccaaccccaaccccaaccccaCCATccccccctcctccctcttcctGTAAAGATTTCTAGCTCCACCCATAGGAGCCTCAGTTTAGGATTTCTCCTAGTCCTATATACACCTAAATGagtttattttataatctatgaAATAATTAGGATATCCATAGACTTGCTTGACCTATATATATACAACTCTTCACCAGAGACACAAATAAATTGCACAGTGAAGCTGCTTAATAGAGCATAGATTGTTTTTCACCGGAAGTATGAATTGCTTTTTATTGAAATGGAATACTCACCCAGCAGAGACAAGAATTATATCTGCCTTAATCTTAAATCTTTGAGCACAGGGTACAATAATTTCATCAAGCACAGTTGTCATGGCAATATCATCTGACCCTCCAAGTATAGgcaaatttaatttctgttcCGTCACCATCTCCATGACCTTCCTTATCAACTTTACCAGTACCGGGTAGCTTCCATCCTAtaacaaacaagatgaaataGAATTAGATTGGTTGCCGAGAAATGAACTTCTaagatgtacatccatttaatggatcaaaatcaataatatgAAGGCCTTGAATATTAAGCAGGAGAAGCAGTTTGTGATTAAATTGCAGGGGAAAACATATAACACAGGCCTGGACCAAATTAATTCTTACTTGGTGAGTTGAAATGATAAATATATCTGGATCATCATAAAAAGCATCATTTGTCCCATTTCCATGGTGAGCATCAAAATCAATGATAAACACACCCTTAGCCCATGTGAAAGTTGGGCATAACGAGCTACAATGGCCACATTTCCTAAAACACAACCCCGTAGGCCCCTTTGGAATAGGACAATGTCCTGGAGGTATTATCAAAGCAAAGCCCAAAGGTGGATCCAGGCGGTTTCTAGATGCTAAAACCTGAAAGATGACacagaaaattttagaaaatagatAGTGCAAACAAGAAGTGAACTCACTTACAGCATAGAATAACTTAAAACTAGAATCTACTTCTGCTAACTTCAGTGAAAATATGAACATTTGGGGgtgtcaaaagaaaaagaaaatgaaatcgtTCAAGGACTGcacataaaatataacaaataagaATTATCTCAAGAGACTGAATCAACTAACAAATATAACTTCAGTGATTCCTGCTCAGGCGCAACTAGTGACTCAAACCTGCATCAATATACCATGATAAGAAAGAGTGGAGTGTACAACATGCAGCTTGCAAATTAAAGCATCAAGATCCAAGTCAAACATCATtcatatcaaaaaatttaaattcaataaactaaggacaaaaaaaatgaaCGAAATGTCCCAGATATACATTCAGTGCAACTGGAAAACCTTTCTATCCCAGTCAATTCAACTAATATACATGACTTTACTAGATGAGGAAACATTGATGTTAAAGAAGCTCTCAATCAGACTGTAAGaaccagaaagaaaaaaaaaattgttttgtggGTCATATACAAACCCCTTTTTTGCAAATACATCAAGGTTTAACAATTTTTCTTCATATCCAATGTGCCTTTCTTTCCATCTGCTGAATAATTTATCCATCAgaattaataaagttttagcATCATGATATACAAAAAGGATAAAATTCTCAAGCCCACCAACAATAATTGtaggaaaatatttccaagcaaAAGTTTTATATACAGCACTGGTAATCCAAAGTACCCAATTTTCCGTGAAAGTTTCCATTCTTCCAAAAGAGGAAACATGATACACGACAATCAAATACTTTATAATAATCCCAAGTCCTCCAaggaaacaaaactaaaaataaataaagctgcATAGATCCTCTCATAAAAGATCAACCAACGCTACCATGTAATGGCATGctaaacattacacttccaaaTGAAGGGTCATGGGTTGGCTTATGAAAGAAATCTAAAGC of the Quercus robur chromosome 10, dhQueRobu3.1, whole genome shotgun sequence genome contains:
- the LOC126702555 gene encoding histone deacetylase 14, chloroplastic-like isoform X1 — encoded protein: MYFSTTKSICRDTANTWEVDTPVKPPDVLFSIFLGSVTHDQILKVLASRNRLDPPLGFALIIPPGHCPIPKGPTGLCFRKCGHCSSLCPTFTWAKGVFIIDFDAHHGNGTNDAFYDDPDIFIISTHQDGSYPVLVKLIRKVMEMVTEQKLNLPILGGSDDIAMTTVLDEIIVPCAQRFKIKADIILVSAGFALFGWQK
- the LOC126702555 gene encoding histone deacetylase 14, chloroplastic-like isoform X2 produces the protein MYFSTTKRDTANTWEVDTPVKPPDVLFSIFLGSVTHDQILKVLASRNRLDPPLGFALIIPPGHCPIPKGPTGLCFRKCGHCSSLCPTFTWAKGVFIIDFDAHHGNGTNDAFYDDPDIFIISTHQDGSYPVLVKLIRKVMEMVTEQKLNLPILGGSDDIAMTTVLDEIIVPCAQRFKIKADIILVSAGFALFGWQK